In the genome of Eggerthella sp. YY7918, one region contains:
- a CDS encoding class I SAM-dependent methyltransferase yields MDSFTPQLTTTDWNEEWKRLQKLRRRPDDAAYWDTRSQTYTTKDTPNPYVERFLELAHILLDETVFDMGCGTGALAIPLGAAGHKVVAADFSQGMLDRMIQDLDARGIQTVFPKLMSWEDDWPTLGVRPGMVDVCVASRSVAVPDLKDALLRLTEVARRRVCVTLSTGTSPRTDERILRAVGLQSVLGHDHLYAFNILANEGLEPELSYIKSERKDTFDSTEEAFENFARMIKHSTAATASDEDRLRAYETLHEWLRDNVVENECAGKADKKGVPEKRLRLRTPRTITWAFLAWNT; encoded by the coding sequence ATGGATTCGTTCACCCCTCAGCTCACAACGACCGACTGGAACGAGGAGTGGAAGCGTCTGCAAAAACTCCGGCGACGCCCCGACGATGCCGCCTATTGGGACACACGCTCCCAGACGTATACCACCAAGGACACACCGAATCCCTACGTTGAACGGTTTTTGGAGTTGGCGCACATCCTTCTCGATGAGACGGTATTCGATATGGGATGCGGTACGGGCGCTTTGGCCATTCCCCTTGGAGCGGCAGGTCACAAAGTCGTGGCAGCCGATTTCTCGCAGGGAATGCTTGACCGCATGATTCAAGACCTCGATGCGCGCGGCATCCAAACCGTGTTCCCCAAACTCATGAGCTGGGAAGACGACTGGCCCACTCTCGGCGTGCGCCCCGGCATGGTCGATGTATGCGTGGCCTCACGCTCGGTAGCGGTGCCCGACCTCAAAGACGCGTTGCTTCGCCTGACGGAAGTGGCGCGGCGGCGCGTGTGCGTCACGCTGTCCACGGGTACCTCCCCCCGCACCGACGAGCGCATCCTTCGCGCCGTCGGCCTGCAAAGCGTACTCGGGCATGATCACCTCTACGCCTTCAACATCCTTGCAAACGAGGGGCTTGAACCCGAACTTTCTTACATCAAAAGCGAGCGTAAGGACACCTTCGATTCCACCGAAGAAGCCTTTGAGAATTTCGCACGCATGATCAAGCATTCCACGGCTGCAACGGCAAGCGATGAAGACCGCCTGCGCGCCTACGAAACATTGCACGAATGGCTGCGCGACAACGTGGTAGAAAACGAATGCGCCGGCAAAGCCGACAAGAAAGGTGTACCCGAAAAGCGCCTGCGTCTGCGCACCCCCCGAACGATCACCTGGGCCTTTCTTGCCTGGAACACATAA
- the thyX gene encoding FAD-dependent thymidylate synthase, whose product MHVELLYHTPDPERAIATAARLCYAPVGAAELMETMPEERVKSVLSTIMKSGHFSTLEHASYTFAVDGVSRALTHQLVRHRIASFNQQSQRYVKFTNGLSTIKPESVTASPETEAVFDEAIEAAIAAYEKLLAAGVPAEDARYLLPNAAETKIVITMNVRELLHFFSLRCCNRAQWEIRDMAHQMLELARPTAPFVFMDAGAPCVRGACPEGKMTCGNPFPRVNRD is encoded by the coding sequence ATGCACGTAGAATTGCTCTATCACACGCCGGATCCCGAGCGCGCTATCGCGACGGCGGCGCGCTTGTGCTACGCGCCGGTTGGGGCGGCCGAGCTGATGGAAACCATGCCGGAAGAGCGCGTGAAAAGCGTGCTTTCTACGATTATGAAAAGCGGGCATTTCTCTACGCTTGAACATGCAAGCTATACCTTCGCCGTTGATGGGGTATCGCGTGCGCTCACGCATCAGCTCGTGCGCCATCGCATTGCAAGCTTTAATCAACAAAGTCAGCGCTACGTGAAGTTCACGAACGGCCTGTCCACCATAAAACCCGAAAGCGTGACCGCTTCGCCCGAGACCGAGGCTGTGTTTGACGAGGCTATCGAGGCTGCTATTGCAGCATATGAGAAGCTGCTGGCTGCGGGCGTACCTGCCGAGGATGCGCGCTATCTGCTGCCGAATGCCGCCGAGACGAAGATCGTCATCACCATGAACGTGCGTGAACTTCTGCACTTCTTCAGTCTGCGGTGCTGCAACCGTGCCCAGTGGGAAATTCGCGACATGGCGCATCAGATGCTTGAGCTTGCACGCCCGACGGCACCGTTTGTCTTTATGGATGCCGGGGCGCCCTGTGTGCGCGGTGCATGCCCCGAAGGTAAGATGACGTGCGGAAACCCCTTTCCGCGCGTGAATCGAGACTAG
- a CDS encoding DUF1385 domain-containing protein has product MPEQKSDLSRAFSEDGALKTHVGGQALIEGIMMRGKYNWSVAVREPSGGIYVEEHDLSSGRNKNGWMHWPLVRGCRALVESLVLGYKALEIAALHAFSDESGDANGESEGLTTTPRCAARPTAEPSDSCASLLQSEENKNGVQRVAVNPSDSPFAGGQGITKIDGTDSIRSGEAGSSKEESDDLEGTRVQHEGSLAGEEGFDGVQRVATAPSASASAGEVDSSKEEGDNLGGIGVQHGDSLAGEEGFSWKDDFGRPDVVIDALGAQRTLEVVSETSEADASDDSKKSEKKSFLDEEVEFGKGAMAVSMVLGLVLGVVLFIVAPAFLTNLIVGEYDSNTVAWNIVDGLLRVAVFVFYLWLIGRMSDIKRMFGYHGAEHKTIHCYEHGLPLTPENARSFPRLHVRCGTAFLIMVMVIAIFVYTVTPLNALIDAWGVPDGAPKLALVILVRILLMPVIAGISYEITVKWAGSHPDNPLVKIVLWPGMQMQYLTTNEPDDGMIECAIAAMQRVLEREEAEGMQGVPTAEKGEVTASTAA; this is encoded by the coding sequence ATGCCAGAACAGAAGAGCGATCTTTCCCGCGCGTTTTCCGAAGACGGCGCGCTTAAAACCCACGTCGGCGGTCAGGCGCTCATCGAGGGCATCATGATGCGTGGCAAGTACAACTGGTCGGTCGCGGTGCGCGAACCCTCCGGCGGCATCTACGTGGAAGAGCACGATCTTTCGTCGGGGCGTAACAAGAATGGGTGGATGCATTGGCCGCTTGTGCGGGGCTGTCGGGCGCTCGTTGAATCGCTCGTGCTGGGCTACAAGGCTCTCGAGATTGCGGCGCTTCATGCGTTTTCGGATGAATCGGGCGACGCGAACGGGGAGTCGGAGGGGCTTACCACAACGCCCCGCTGCGCTGCTCGTCCGACGGCGGAGCCGTCGGACTCGTGCGCTTCGCTCCTGCAATCTGAAGAAAATAAAAATGGTGTGCAGAGGGTTGCGGTAAACCCCTCCGACTCCCCGTTCGCTGGTGGGCAGGGGATCACAAAGATAGACGGCACCGACTCCATCCGCTCCGGGGAAGCGGGTTCTTCCAAGGAGGAAAGCGACGATCTTGAGGGGACTAGAGTCCAGCACGAGGGTTCGCTCGCTGGCGAAGAGGGGTTTGATGGTGTGCAGAGGGTTGCCACAGCCCCCTCAGCCTCAGCATCCGCTGGAGAAGTGGATTCTTCCAAGGAAGAAGGCGACAATCTTGGGGGGATTGGAGTCCAGCACGGGGATTCGCTCGCTGGCGAAGAGGGGTTTTCTTGGAAGGATGATTTTGGGCGGCCGGATGTGGTGATTGATGCTTTGGGGGCGCAGCGGACGCTCGAGGTGGTCAGCGAAACTTCCGAAGCGGATGCGTCTGATGACTCCAAGAAGTCCGAGAAGAAATCGTTTCTTGATGAGGAAGTCGAGTTTGGCAAGGGTGCCATGGCGGTTTCGATGGTGCTTGGGTTGGTGCTGGGCGTGGTGTTGTTCATCGTGGCGCCGGCGTTTCTCACAAACCTCATCGTGGGCGAGTACGACTCGAATACCGTTGCGTGGAACATCGTCGATGGTTTGCTGCGTGTAGCGGTGTTCGTGTTCTATCTGTGGCTGATCGGGCGCATGTCCGATATCAAGCGTATGTTTGGTTATCACGGTGCGGAGCATAAAACCATCCACTGCTACGAGCACGGCCTTCCGCTGACGCCTGAAAACGCGCGTAGTTTTCCGCGCCTGCATGTGCGTTGCGGAACGGCGTTTCTTATCATGGTTATGGTCATCGCCATCTTCGTGTATACGGTCACGCCGCTCAATGCGCTCATCGATGCGTGGGGCGTGCCCGATGGTGCACCGAAACTTGCGCTCGTTATTCTCGTGCGTATCTTGCTCATGCCGGTCATTGCGGGCATTTCCTACGAGATTACGGTGAAGTGGGCGGGCAGCCATCCCGACAATCCTCTCGTGAAGATTGTGCTGTGGCCCGGCATGCAGATGCAGTACCTCACTACCAACGAACCCGACGACGGCATGATCGAATGCGCCATCGCCGCCATGCAACGTGTTTTAGAGCGTGAGGAAGCGGAAGGCATGCAGGGGGTGCCGACTGCTGAAAAGGGTGAAGTGACGGCTTCGACCGCTGCGTAA
- a CDS encoding ABC transporter ATP-binding protein, whose product MASEPAIVARDVRKTFKLSAKQRKLERTDTRIKTAVDGLSFKVHYGEIYGLLGPNGAGKTTTLRLLAALVKPDEGDAFVAGHSVVAEPMKVRASMGFLTSDLKLEEAFSPDYLFDFFSELHHVEPSVRDTRKQALFKRFGIDRFAQTKVAELSTGMKQKTSLAVSLVHDPAVIIFDEPTNGLDVLTAKTVTDFLVELRGQGKAVLLSTHIFSLVEKVCDRAGIIIDGRMAAEGTLPELTGGRSLEDTFFDLYAACVGEAS is encoded by the coding sequence ATGGCATCAGAACCCGCAATTGTTGCGCGCGATGTGCGCAAAACGTTTAAGCTTTCCGCGAAGCAGCGCAAGCTTGAACGAACCGATACCCGCATAAAAACGGCGGTAGACGGGCTCTCGTTTAAGGTGCACTATGGTGAAATTTACGGCCTTTTGGGCCCGAACGGTGCAGGTAAAACCACCACGCTGCGCCTGCTGGCCGCACTGGTGAAGCCCGACGAGGGCGATGCCTTTGTGGCGGGCCACTCCGTTGTAGCCGAGCCTATGAAGGTTCGCGCGTCGATGGGCTTTCTTACGAGCGATCTCAAGTTGGAAGAGGCGTTCTCGCCCGATTACCTCTTCGACTTTTTCAGCGAATTGCATCACGTGGAACCCTCTGTGCGCGATACGCGCAAGCAGGCGCTGTTCAAGCGTTTCGGCATCGATCGTTTTGCTCAGACCAAGGTGGCCGAGCTGTCCACCGGCATGAAGCAGAAGACCTCGCTTGCTGTGTCGCTTGTGCACGATCCCGCCGTCATCATCTTCGACGAGCCGACGAACGGCCTTGACGTGCTTACCGCCAAAACCGTCACCGATTTTCTGGTGGAACTCAGAGGCCAGGGTAAGGCAGTCCTGCTTTCTACGCATATCTTCAGCCTGGTGGAAAAGGTGTGCGACCGTGCCGGTATCATCATCGACGGGCGCATGGCGGCAGAGGGAACCCTCCCTGAGCTCACGGGCGGTCGATCTCTTGAAGATACGTTCTTTGACCTGTATGCAGCGTGCGTAGGGGAGGCATCATGA
- a CDS encoding ABC transporter permease, protein MKGNVLTIAKKELSRFFSNRTSAIVSIILPGVLIFAMWSVMGDAMKSMMEPELDRPPAVGVVNAPESVKTLAEPALELRDEAALPSADEMRATIEAGDVQAFAVFPEGFDETVAVYDPASGTPAPQVEVFYNSTNADSSKAFTTLTGILDAFESSMANRFDVNMGQGTYDVAEERDVAGSIVVAIVPMLLLIMLFSSCMTIAAESVAGEKERGTMATVLATPVRRRDIAFGKVLAVTIIGLVIAASTLVGIMAGLPNMMQGSVDLNVYGPSDYLLLVAVVVATTLVVVMLITIVSTLAKSVKEAGVYLTPLMIVVMLVGIMGMFGSGAQTDVWYYLIPLYNSVQCMIGIFTFDFQPINIVVCIVSNLVYTGIGVLVLQRMFDSEKLMFAR, encoded by the coding sequence ATGAAGGGCAACGTGCTGACCATAGCCAAAAAGGAACTCTCGCGGTTCTTTAGCAACCGAACGTCGGCCATCGTTTCTATCATTTTGCCGGGCGTTCTCATTTTCGCCATGTGGAGCGTCATGGGCGACGCCATGAAAAGCATGATGGAACCCGAGCTTGATCGACCCCCCGCTGTAGGGGTCGTGAATGCACCCGAGAGTGTGAAGACGCTGGCAGAACCGGCGCTGGAGCTGCGCGATGAAGCCGCGCTGCCTTCTGCCGATGAGATGCGCGCAACTATCGAGGCGGGTGATGTGCAGGCGTTTGCGGTGTTCCCCGAGGGCTTTGACGAAACGGTGGCAGTCTATGACCCCGCGTCGGGTACGCCCGCACCGCAGGTAGAGGTTTTCTACAACTCGACCAACGCCGATTCAAGCAAGGCGTTCACGACGCTGACGGGGATACTTGATGCGTTTGAGTCGTCGATGGCAAACCGCTTCGATGTGAACATGGGGCAGGGCACCTACGATGTGGCCGAAGAGCGCGACGTGGCGGGCTCTATCGTGGTGGCTATCGTGCCCATGCTGCTGCTCATCATGTTGTTCAGCAGCTGTATGACCATCGCAGCGGAATCGGTGGCGGGCGAGAAGGAGCGCGGCACGATGGCGACCGTGTTGGCGACGCCGGTGCGCCGACGTGACATCGCGTTTGGTAAGGTGCTTGCCGTCACGATCATCGGGCTGGTGATTGCTGCGTCTACGCTGGTGGGTATTATGGCGGGGTTGCCGAACATGATGCAGGGTTCGGTCGACCTCAACGTGTACGGTCCGAGCGATTATCTGCTGTTGGTGGCGGTGGTGGTGGCAACCACGCTGGTGGTGGTCATGCTCATCACGATTGTGTCGACGCTCGCGAAGTCGGTGAAGGAGGCGGGGGTATACCTTACGCCGCTGATGATCGTGGTCATGCTGGTGGGTATTATGGGTATGTTCGGCAGCGGCGCGCAGACCGATGTGTGGTACTACCTCATTCCCTTGTACAACAGTGTGCAGTGTATGATCGGTATTTTCACTTTCGACTTCCAACCAATAAACATCGTGGTGTGCATCGTCAGCAACCTTGTCTATACCGGCATCGGTGTGCTGGTGCTTCAGCGTATGTTTGACAGCGAGAAGTTGATGTTTGCCCGATAA
- a CDS encoding amino acid ABC transporter ATP-binding protein — protein sequence MANAITVTDVRKNFGTVEALRGVSLEVAEAEKVVVIGPSGSGKSVLIRCINGLETPDAGTIVVDGMNLADRKVNARALARDVAMVFQSYNLYPHKTVLENVTLAPIKVLKVPREQAERDGRAYLERVGLSDKVNKYPDQLSGGQQQRVAIARALNMHPKIMLLDEPTSALDPEMVQEVLDVIKSLAETNMTIVMVTHEMGLAREAADKVVFMENGLIVDQGTPHYLFDETENARVKSFLSKIL from the coding sequence GTGGCAAACGCGATCACGGTTACGGATGTCCGCAAAAACTTCGGCACGGTGGAAGCGCTCCGCGGCGTTTCACTTGAGGTGGCCGAGGCGGAAAAAGTTGTTGTTATCGGGCCGTCGGGCTCGGGCAAGAGCGTGCTCATCCGTTGCATCAACGGACTTGAAACGCCGGACGCGGGCACTATCGTCGTGGACGGTATGAACTTGGCCGATCGCAAGGTGAACGCCCGGGCTCTCGCTCGCGACGTGGCGATGGTGTTTCAGAGCTATAACCTCTACCCGCACAAGACCGTGTTGGAAAACGTTACGCTTGCTCCCATCAAGGTGCTCAAGGTACCGCGCGAACAGGCCGAACGCGATGGACGCGCCTATCTAGAGCGCGTGGGGCTTTCCGACAAGGTAAACAAATATCCCGATCAGCTTTCCGGCGGCCAGCAGCAGCGCGTGGCTATCGCCCGCGCGCTCAATATGCATCCGAAGATCATGCTTCTGGATGAGCCCACAAGCGCGCTCGATCCGGAAATGGTGCAGGAAGTGCTCGACGTCATCAAGTCGCTCGCCGAAACGAACATGACCATCGTCATGGTGACCCACGAGATGGGGCTGGCGCGCGAGGCGGCTGATAAAGTGGTGTTCATGGAAAACGGCCTCATCGTCGACCAAGGAACGCCGCACTATCTGTTCGACGAGACAGAAAATGCCCGCGTCAAAAGCTTCCTATCGAAGATCCTGTGA